Proteins encoded within one genomic window of Lysinibacillus sphaericus:
- the preA gene encoding NAD-dependent dihydropyrimidine dehydrogenase subunit PreA: protein MADLRIDLAGIKSPNPFWLASAPPTNSGYQVQRAFEAGWGGAVWKTLGEPILNVSSRFAAVSYNGQRVAGFNNIELITDRPLEVNLKEIYETKKRFPHHAIIASLMVEPKQEKWHEIVKRVEDVGVDGLELNFGCPHGMAERGMGSASGQVPELVEKQTYWVKEVARTPVIVKLTPNITDITVTAEAATRGGADAISMINTINSLAGVDLNTWNTIPHVAGKGAHGGYCGPAVKPIALNMVAECARNPHIQVPISGIGGISNWQDAAEFMLMGATGVQVCTAAMHHGFSIVEDMIDGLNNYLDDKGIASVKDLVGRSVPRYSDWGNLDLNYKIVADINNDVCINCNKCHIACEDTSHQCIDLYTENGKPMLKVREEDCVGCNLCSIVCPVDGAISMVERQSAIAPMTWNERQLLMNSLSK, encoded by the coding sequence ATGGCAGATTTACGAATAGATTTAGCGGGGATAAAATCACCCAATCCATTTTGGCTCGCATCCGCACCACCTACGAACTCAGGCTATCAAGTGCAGCGTGCATTTGAAGCTGGGTGGGGTGGGGCAGTTTGGAAAACATTGGGTGAACCGATTTTGAATGTTTCTTCACGTTTTGCAGCGGTTAGTTATAACGGGCAACGTGTGGCAGGTTTTAATAACATTGAATTAATAACCGATCGCCCGTTGGAGGTAAATTTAAAAGAGATTTATGAAACGAAAAAAAGGTTTCCTCATCACGCCATTATTGCTTCCCTTATGGTAGAACCAAAGCAAGAAAAGTGGCATGAAATTGTCAAACGCGTAGAAGATGTGGGGGTAGATGGTCTTGAGCTTAACTTTGGTTGTCCACATGGCATGGCAGAACGAGGAATGGGCTCCGCCTCTGGTCAAGTACCTGAATTGGTGGAAAAGCAAACGTATTGGGTGAAGGAAGTAGCACGTACGCCAGTTATTGTGAAACTAACGCCAAATATAACGGATATAACAGTAACAGCAGAAGCGGCGACAAGAGGTGGAGCAGACGCTATTAGTATGATTAATACAATCAACAGCTTGGCAGGTGTTGATTTAAATACATGGAATACAATACCTCATGTTGCAGGTAAAGGGGCGCATGGCGGCTATTGTGGTCCAGCTGTGAAGCCAATAGCACTCAATATGGTAGCAGAGTGTGCTCGTAATCCTCACATTCAGGTTCCGATATCGGGTATAGGTGGTATTTCCAATTGGCAAGATGCAGCAGAGTTTATGTTGATGGGTGCAACTGGTGTGCAAGTTTGTACAGCAGCTATGCACCACGGATTTAGTATTGTCGAAGATATGATTGATGGACTAAATAATTATTTAGATGATAAGGGAATTGCCTCGGTAAAGGACTTAGTTGGTCGCTCGGTGCCTCGATATTCGGACTGGGGCAATCTAGATTTAAACTATAAAATTGTTGCGGACATCAATAATGATGTATGTATTAACTGTAATAAGTGTCATATTGCTTGTGAAGATACGTCCCATCAATGTATCGATTTGTATACGGAAAATGGAAAACCTATGCTAAAGGTTCGTGAAGAAGATTGCGTTGGTTGTAATTTATGTTCGATTGTCTGTCCGGTTGATGGAGCAATTTCTATGGTCGAAAGACAATCCGCTATTGCGCCAATGACTTGGAATGAGCGCCAATTGTTAATGAATAGTCTATCTAAATAA
- a CDS encoding NAD(P)-dependent oxidoreductase, protein MVPMQEHAMTKLLQRNFVELTSRMTKNEAMEEANRCLYCYDAPCIKACPTSIQIPNFIKKIASGNMKGSATTILEANPIGASCARVCPTEELCEGACVLNSSTKPIRIGELQRYATDWAMETGAQLFKKGESNGLKVAIIGAGPAGLSAARELSRFGYSVTIYEAEAKAGGLGSYGIVSFRLPNEVADWEVEQIAKLGVNIQTNTTVGSDISAEEILAQYDSVILAVGMGAVPHLGIEGEGLLGVHDAIEFVKQTKVGALPTDLVGKRVAVIGAGNTAIDGATCAMRLGADNVKILYRRTQKEMTAYKFEFEFAKQDGVEFQWLTAPKKIIGNDAGEVIGIECVHMKLGEAGADGRQRPEEVAGSNFILKVDAVIKAIGQTRFVSLIEAFGLQHTNGVVDIDETTMQTSNKKVFACGDVVFGNGQGEAMVVTAVQQGKDAAYKIHERLRKPSEIA, encoded by the coding sequence ATGGTTCCGATGCAAGAGCATGCAATGACCAAGCTACTTCAGCGTAATTTTGTTGAGTTAACAAGTCGAATGACAAAAAATGAGGCAATGGAAGAAGCAAATCGTTGCCTTTATTGTTATGATGCACCCTGTATTAAAGCTTGTCCAACAAGCATTCAAATCCCAAATTTCATAAAAAAAATTGCATCAGGGAATATGAAGGGTTCTGCCACTACTATATTAGAAGCAAACCCAATTGGTGCAAGTTGTGCAAGAGTTTGTCCAACAGAAGAGCTCTGTGAAGGGGCATGTGTGTTAAATTCCTCAACAAAGCCAATTAGAATCGGAGAACTACAGCGTTATGCGACAGATTGGGCGATGGAGACAGGTGCACAGCTATTTAAGAAAGGCGAAAGCAATGGACTGAAAGTAGCCATTATTGGGGCGGGTCCAGCTGGTCTTTCGGCGGCGCGTGAGCTTAGTCGGTTTGGTTATAGTGTCACAATCTATGAGGCTGAAGCGAAAGCAGGTGGTTTAGGAAGCTATGGTATCGTGTCGTTCCGCTTACCAAATGAGGTAGCAGATTGGGAAGTCGAGCAAATTGCCAAACTCGGTGTGAACATTCAAACAAATACGACAGTAGGTAGCGACATTTCTGCAGAAGAAATATTAGCACAATATGACAGTGTCATTTTAGCAGTTGGTATGGGGGCTGTGCCACATCTGGGCATTGAAGGAGAAGGTCTGTTAGGCGTGCATGATGCCATTGAATTTGTAAAACAAACAAAAGTGGGAGCGCTTCCAACTGATTTAGTAGGGAAACGTGTTGCAGTTATCGGTGCTGGGAATACCGCAATTGATGGTGCTACTTGTGCCATGCGATTAGGTGCGGATAATGTGAAAATACTTTATAGAAGAACGCAAAAAGAAATGACCGCATACAAATTTGAATTTGAATTTGCCAAGCAAGATGGCGTGGAGTTTCAATGGTTAACAGCGCCGAAAAAAATCATCGGCAATGATGCAGGTGAAGTGATTGGCATTGAATGCGTTCACATGAAGCTCGGTGAAGCAGGAGCAGATGGTCGTCAAAGACCAGAAGAGGTTGCAGGATCCAATTTTATTTTAAAGGTGGATGCAGTTATTAAAGCAATTGGTCAAACGCGTTTTGTGTCATTAATTGAAGCGTTTGGCTTACAGCATACAAATGGCGTTGTTGATATTGATGAAACGACGATGCAAACATCGAATAAAAAAGTGTTTGCATGTGGGGATGTTGTTTTTGGCAACGGACAAGGAGAGGCAATGGTTGTAACAGCGGTTCAACAAGGAAAAGATGCTGCTTATAAGATTCATGAACGATTAAGAAAACCAAGCGAGATTGCATAA
- the hydA gene encoding dihydropyrimidinase has protein sequence MKKIIQGGRIATASDVYEADILIENGIIVQIGKNLSVAGAEIIDATDKYVMPGGIDPHTHLDMPFNNTVTDDDWKSGTIAAAFGGTTTILDFCLTAGEEKLSTAVEKWHEKAKGKSAIDYGFHLMIGDLTPQTEAELPVLLEQEGITSVKVFMAYAKEFQATDRTLFKAFKIAKDVGAIVMVHCENGSVIDELVEEARRAGHKEPIYHALTRPAQLEGEATKRAIELAHIAGATLYVVHVTCKEAVDEIIAAREKGYNVYGETCPPYLTLDQSALAQPGFEGAKYVWSPPLRPKYHQEHLWNALKAKQLQTIGSDQCSFSFNGKKQLGLNDFSKIPNGGPFIEDRFSILYSEGVAKGKITVNEFVDMIATNAAKVFGLFPQKGTIAIGSDADIVIFDPNVKREISAKTHHMNVDYNPYEGWEVTGEPVTVLVRGEYVIKEKEFVGVLGSGRYIKRQLKTTAETIKI, from the coding sequence ATGAAAAAAATCATTCAAGGTGGACGAATCGCAACTGCTTCAGATGTCTACGAAGCAGATATTCTTATTGAGAACGGAATCATTGTACAGATAGGTAAAAATTTATCTGTTGCAGGTGCGGAAATCATTGATGCTACTGATAAATACGTAATGCCAGGAGGAATTGATCCGCATACCCATTTAGATATGCCTTTTAATAATACAGTAACAGACGATGATTGGAAATCGGGTACGATAGCGGCTGCGTTTGGCGGCACCACAACGATTTTAGACTTTTGTTTAACAGCAGGTGAAGAGAAACTTTCTACTGCTGTTGAAAAATGGCATGAAAAAGCAAAAGGGAAATCTGCAATTGATTATGGATTCCATTTAATGATTGGGGATTTAACACCACAGACAGAAGCGGAATTACCTGTGTTACTAGAGCAAGAAGGAATTACCTCTGTAAAGGTTTTTATGGCCTATGCAAAAGAATTCCAAGCGACAGATCGCACGCTTTTTAAAGCGTTCAAAATTGCAAAAGATGTTGGTGCTATTGTTATGGTGCACTGTGAAAATGGCTCAGTTATCGATGAGCTTGTCGAAGAGGCAAGACGTGCGGGACATAAAGAGCCGATTTATCATGCACTTACGCGTCCAGCACAATTAGAGGGAGAAGCCACAAAACGTGCGATTGAACTAGCCCATATCGCAGGTGCAACGCTTTATGTTGTCCATGTTACTTGTAAAGAAGCGGTGGATGAAATTATTGCAGCACGTGAAAAAGGCTATAACGTCTATGGCGAAACATGTCCACCTTATTTAACATTAGACCAGTCTGCTTTAGCACAACCAGGCTTTGAAGGGGCGAAATACGTATGGTCACCGCCACTTCGTCCGAAATACCATCAGGAGCATTTATGGAATGCCTTAAAAGCGAAGCAATTACAAACAATTGGTTCCGATCAATGCTCGTTTAGTTTTAACGGCAAAAAGCAATTAGGGCTAAATGATTTTTCTAAAATTCCGAACGGTGGACCGTTTATTGAAGATCGCTTTAGTATTTTATATTCAGAAGGGGTTGCCAAAGGGAAAATAACAGTCAATGAATTTGTCGATATGATTGCTACAAATGCTGCAAAAGTTTTTGGTCTGTTTCCACAAAAAGGGACAATTGCTATAGGTTCTGACGCAGATATCGTGATTTTTGATCCTAATGTAAAACGCGAAATTTCAGCAAAAACCCACCATATGAATGTGGACTACAACCCATATGAAGGTTGGGAAGTGACGGGTGAACCGGTCACTGTGCTTGTCCGTGGGGAATATGTTATTAAAGAGAAAGAATTTGTTGGTGTACTAGGCAGTGGTCGCTATATCAAACGCCAACTGAAAACGACTGCGGAAACGATAAAAATCTAA